The Virgibacillus sp. MSP4-1 genome has a segment encoding these proteins:
- a CDS encoding AAA family ATPase, which translates to MINYFIISSNGPSTEAIKKLLYYDRKFAKSFRNREEFQSFISDDDYGVLFITSSSAYDFYDLCGDISLQMPNLKIILIAHEDEIDYKKAMYVGATDVIPLNFEEQEWKQALVKAESIIEIKLEEAEKKFDRNPARTITVASTKGGIGKTTISVNLAVAFAKQAVNVAIIDLDLQFGDVPLLLDLQPKQTIYEWLKESYENGDGKVNPYITYDPKTKVSVLAAPSSPEFAELITGEHISTILSQLQKEFDVIIVDTPPSFVETSLVAIENSEDILLITSLDLPALKNGKLAMDTFELLGLRDKVKILLNRDTKMEGMDQSSVEKIIGQNLELSIPSDYKTVISSINLGIPFVIRSPKTNVAKSIEKLVKRIDSNKDGNETRRKRKKKRFSFFRWRH; encoded by the coding sequence ATGATCAATTACTTTATTATATCCAGTAATGGACCTTCAACGGAAGCCATCAAGAAACTTCTTTACTATGATCGTAAATTTGCAAAGTCCTTTCGTAACCGGGAAGAGTTTCAATCCTTCATAAGTGATGATGACTACGGCGTTTTGTTTATTACTTCCAGCTCCGCATACGATTTTTACGATCTATGCGGAGACATTTCTTTACAGATGCCTAATTTAAAAATCATTTTAATAGCCCATGAGGATGAAATTGATTATAAAAAGGCAATGTACGTAGGTGCAACAGACGTAATTCCTCTGAATTTCGAAGAACAGGAGTGGAAGCAGGCACTGGTAAAAGCGGAAAGTATTATTGAAATCAAACTGGAAGAAGCAGAAAAAAAATTTGACCGGAACCCAGCAAGAACCATTACGGTAGCGAGTACTAAGGGCGGGATTGGAAAGACCACTATTAGTGTCAATTTAGCTGTGGCCTTTGCTAAACAAGCCGTAAACGTAGCCATTATCGATCTGGACCTGCAATTTGGGGATGTACCTTTACTGTTGGATCTGCAGCCTAAGCAGACGATTTATGAATGGCTGAAGGAGTCCTATGAAAATGGCGATGGTAAGGTTAACCCATATATTACCTACGATCCGAAAACAAAGGTGTCTGTTCTGGCAGCTCCTAGTTCCCCTGAATTTGCGGAATTGATTACTGGGGAACATATTTCCACAATTCTATCCCAGCTTCAGAAAGAATTTGATGTCATAATCGTTGATACCCCTCCATCCTTTGTTGAAACAAGCCTGGTTGCCATCGAAAATTCAGAGGATATCCTGCTTATTACCTCATTGGATTTACCAGCATTAAAGAATGGAAAACTGGCCATGGATACGTTTGAATTATTAGGTTTGAGGGATAAAGTGAAAATTCTGTTAAACAGAGATACCAAAATGGAAGGGATGGACCAGTCATCAGTTGAGAAGATTATTGGTCAAAATCTGGAACTCTCTATTCCGAGTGATTATAAAACGGTTATTAGCTCCATTAATTTAGGTATTCCTTTTGTCATTCGCTCGCCTAAAACCAATGTAGCCAAGTCCATTGAGAAATTAGTTAAAAGAATTGATTCTAATAAAGACGGGAATGAAACACGAAGAAAAAGGAAGAAAAAACGGTTTTCCTTTTTTCGCTGGCGTCATTAA
- the cpaB gene encoding Flp pilus assembly protein CpaB, with amino-acid sequence MKSLKKMWIISIFLGFIFSSLLYLVLNQSSDPSVLKQVPVSDKETSEVNDQEREQVQTKTAETANNADEVTEEFKEEETSAKPALAIEKGKRAISIPVTEVQSVSRFIQPGDFVDVVAVVPAVKGTETNAQILFQKLKVLAMGSGTDSENNEVSSSLITLEVLPEEGAALAYTVDQGFYTLMLRDPEDKGDSPHIHVTMEKLNKGVIPK; translated from the coding sequence GTGAAAAGCTTAAAGAAAATGTGGATTATATCGATCTTTTTAGGGTTTATTTTTTCGTCTTTATTATATCTTGTTCTTAATCAGTCATCTGATCCATCTGTTCTAAAGCAGGTGCCAGTCTCGGATAAGGAAACGTCAGAGGTCAATGATCAAGAAAGAGAACAGGTACAAACAAAAACAGCAGAGACAGCAAACAATGCTGATGAGGTAACAGAGGAATTTAAGGAAGAGGAAACGAGCGCGAAACCTGCGTTGGCCATTGAAAAAGGAAAACGAGCCATTTCCATTCCGGTAACGGAAGTGCAAAGTGTAAGCCGTTTTATTCAGCCCGGGGATTTTGTAGATGTTGTTGCCGTTGTTCCTGCAGTCAAAGGTACTGAAACAAATGCGCAAATCCTGTTTCAGAAGCTTAAAGTATTGGCCATGGGGTCAGGTACTGACTCAGAGAACAATGAAGTCTCTTCTTCTTTAATTACACTGGAGGTTTTACCAGAAGAAGGGGCTGCACTTGCTTATACAGTGGATCAGGGCTTTTATACATTAATGCTTCGCGACCCTGAGGACAAAGGAGATTCCCCCCACATTCACGTAACCATGGAAAAGTTAAATAAAGGGGTGATACCTAAATGA
- a CDS encoding TadE/TadG family type IV pilus assembly protein → MRNFRKREDGAVMVLVALAMSAFLAMVALVLDGGHFYLEKNRLQNMVDAAALAGAQELPSSPEQATDSAKWTAFQNGDADQIFVEFLSENKGIKVHGQKSVSLTFGKVFGFDDPVLEASAVVQLAPLDSVKGAIPLGVQYNTDMSKADLIELKVGDPVVGNFGAIELTGSGARNYLEDFKKGFDKTLHVGEILSTEPGKMSGATEDAVDYRVSKCPDATHLNYSSGCERVVIVMVYKPVNVDVNKIKEIEIVGFATFFLEGTAPYDKSIVLGRFIETSLNGGSSPDQYDYGAYGLKLIQ, encoded by the coding sequence ATGAGGAACTTCAGAAAACGTGAAGATGGGGCTGTAATGGTTCTGGTTGCGTTAGCGATGAGCGCCTTTTTAGCAATGGTTGCTCTTGTTTTAGATGGTGGCCATTTTTATCTGGAAAAAAATCGACTGCAGAATATGGTGGACGCTGCTGCTTTAGCGGGAGCGCAGGAACTTCCCTCATCTCCGGAACAGGCGACTGATTCTGCCAAATGGACAGCCTTTCAAAATGGAGATGCTGATCAAATTTTTGTTGAGTTTTTATCTGAAAATAAAGGAATAAAGGTCCATGGACAAAAATCGGTAAGCTTAACGTTTGGAAAAGTATTTGGATTTGATGATCCTGTACTGGAAGCAAGTGCTGTTGTACAGCTGGCACCCCTTGATTCAGTTAAAGGTGCAATTCCTCTTGGTGTACAATACAACACTGATATGTCTAAAGCTGATTTAATTGAGCTGAAAGTAGGAGATCCTGTGGTAGGAAACTTTGGAGCCATTGAATTGACAGGCTCTGGAGCTCGTAACTATCTTGAGGATTTTAAAAAAGGCTTTGACAAAACCTTGCATGTAGGTGAAATTCTGTCTACGGAGCCGGGAAAAATGAGTGGTGCTACAGAGGATGCTGTCGATTATCGAGTATCGAAATGTCCCGACGCCACGCATTTAAATTATAGTTCGGGCTGTGAGCGGGTCGTGATCGTTATGGTGTATAAGCCGGTGAATGTTGATGTGAATAAGATTAAGGAAATTGAAATTGTCGGATTTGCAACTTTCTTTTTAGAAGGCACAGCACCTTATGATAAATCGATTGTACTGGGACGGTTTATCGAGACATCCCTTAATGGTGGCAGTTCACCGGATCAATATGACTATGGTGCATATGGTCTGAAATTAATTCAATAA
- a CDS encoding TadE/TadG family type IV pilus assembly protein, with amino-acid sequence MGLRKSQRGQAVVEIALVLPILLLLIFGMIDIGRIIHTYMTVEHVSRESARAASVGDDNLEIAETAYQAAPALNQEYLSITISPESNRSRGSYVSISTSYPVEILTPFIRQLLPNPFLVTSETVMRME; translated from the coding sequence ATGGGTTTAAGAAAATCACAACGTGGACAGGCAGTTGTTGAGATAGCTTTAGTTTTACCCATCCTGCTGTTATTAATATTTGGAATGATTGACATTGGACGAATCATACACACCTATATGACAGTTGAGCATGTCAGTCGCGAATCAGCCAGAGCAGCAAGTGTTGGCGATGACAACTTAGAAATAGCAGAAACAGCATATCAGGCTGCACCGGCCTTAAATCAGGAGTATTTATCCATTACCATCTCACCAGAAAGCAACCGGTCCAGAGGAAGCTATGTCAGTATTTCCACATCATACCCAGTCGAAATCCTTACTCCCTTTATCAGACAACTCTTACCAAATCCGTTTTTAGTAACGAGTGAAACCGTTATGAGGATGGAGTAG
- a CDS encoding prepilin peptidase, with amino-acid sequence MIEVILSVILIISLITDIKTRKILNIVTIPTIGFAFIYHVITGGLYGLLFSTSGFLLGLGLLFLPFLLGGVGAGDVKLLAAIGALQGMQFVFYAFIYTALIGGMIAVVLLLKRKDLLHSFKRILYVTKLRTLDSLNKDELHHAFPYGVAIVIGTFITLGAESLWV; translated from the coding sequence TTGATTGAGGTTATTCTTTCCGTCATTTTAATCATCTCATTAATTACGGACATAAAAACACGTAAAATCTTAAATATCGTAACGATCCCTACTATAGGATTTGCATTTATTTATCATGTTATAACCGGAGGACTTTATGGACTTCTGTTCAGTACAAGTGGATTTTTACTAGGGCTTGGTCTCTTATTCCTTCCATTTTTGTTAGGTGGCGTGGGTGCCGGCGACGTGAAATTATTGGCTGCCATTGGTGCTCTTCAAGGCATGCAATTTGTTTTTTATGCGTTTATCTATACAGCTCTGATTGGCGGGATGATAGCTGTCGTACTGCTGCTGAAAAGAAAGGATTTGCTTCACTCCTTTAAACGTATTCTGTACGTAACGAAACTGAGAACCCTGGACTCTTTAAATAAGGATGAACTGCACCACGCCTTTCCATATGGAGTGGCCATTGTGATTGGAACATTTATTACTTTGGGAGCAGAATCGTTATGGGTTTAA
- a CDS encoding Flp family type IVb pilin — MRKRADGTIGIAIIHSYYLYIQSSNRENSQPGFEKFHKINGGNTQMNKRMQRLVKEEKGQGMTEYGLILGLIALVVVVALVTLGDELKAKFDSIVTSITNPDTITETTPDTTSSTN; from the coding sequence TTGCGAAAGAGGGCTGATGGAACGATAGGAATAGCCATTATTCATTCTTATTATTTATATATTCAATCCTCCAATCGGGAAAACAGCCAGCCTGGTTTTGAAAAATTTCATAAAATTAATGGGGGTAATACACAAATGAACAAACGAATGCAGAGATTAGTTAAAGAAGAAAAAGGACAAGGTATGACTGAATATGGTCTGATTCTTGGTCTGATTGCACTGGTGGTTGTCGTAGCGCTGGTTACGCTTGGTGATGAACTAAAAGCAAAATTTGATTCCATCGTAACGTCAATTACAAATCCGGATACAATTACGGAAACAACTCCAGACACAACTTCCTCTACTAACTAA
- a CDS encoding DUF192 domain-containing protein, with the protein MFRLSPIKDEGIFICPCNSIHMFFMFFPIDVVFLDEHHQVVKTIVHLKPWHVVRPVKHAVSAIELPSGTIHKYQIKTHDKIKL; encoded by the coding sequence ATGTTCAGATTATCCCCTATCAAAGACGAAGGGATTTTCATATGCCCCTGCAATTCCATTCATATGTTTTTTATGTTTTTCCCTATCGATGTAGTCTTTTTGGATGAACATCATCAGGTGGTTAAAACCATAGTCCATCTAAAACCGTGGCACGTGGTCCGGCCGGTAAAACACGCGGTTAGCGCAATTGAACTTCCAAGCGGAACCATTCACAAGTACCAAATTAAAACTCATGACAAAATAAAGCTGTAA